The genomic segment CTTCCGAGGGGATGAATCCACCGCCGCCGTATCCACCCAGTTGGCACCGGACCACAGGAAACCCCTCTTCGAGGTAGCCTTGAATGGCTTCCAGCAGGGCTTCCGGCGTGCCGCCCCCCGCGTGGGCGTAACAGGGCACCGCGCTCCGGCAGGCGCCGCCGAGGAGCTGGTAGACGGGCATGCCGGCTTCCTTGCCCTTGATGTCCCACAGGGCCATGTCGATCCCGGAAAGGGCCGTGTTGGTGATGGCGCCGTTACGCCAGTAGCCGCTCGTGTAGAAGGTCTGCCAGATGTCCTCGATGCGGCTGACGTCCCGTCCGATGAGCCTCGGGGCCAGCATGGACTCGACGGCCTCGATGACGGCGCGCTGGTGGTAGTGATCGCTTGCGGACCCGATGCCGTACAATCCAGGCTGGTTCGTGGTGATCTTTACGATGCCCCAGGTGCCGTTCGAACGCGTCCGGATGCACTTCACGCCGGTGATCGTGGTCAAGGTCCGCTCCTTTGTTTGCGGGGTCTGCTCTGTGGCCGCAGCGCTTATTCGGCCGTTACCCGCTCGCCGTCCACAAGAAAGGGCTCCGCGTTGCTCCAGTTCCGCGTGCCGTCTTCGGTCAGGATCGGTTCAGCGGAGTACTGCGTAAGGTACACTCTCCGCCAGCTGTCAGAGGTATTCGGGCTGCTGCGGTGGAAGGAGACACTGGAGAAGACGGCGATGCTCCCGGCCGGCGCGACCACGGGCACGCCGGGATCATCGCCGAAGTAGCCGATCTTGTCATTGGTCTCGTCCACGATGCGGTGATCCTGGCGGCGCCTCGTGCCCGCGCGGGAGAAGGGCAGGATGTAGACCGTGCCGTTCTCGTCGGAGACGTCGTCGAGGGCGGCCCAGCAGCTCATGTAGGGCCGGTGGTCGAACCCCACGTAGCCCGAGTCCTGGTGCCAGCCGAACTTCATGCCGACTTCGGGCCCCTTGACCACGAACTGCTCGTGGAAGAGATAGGCGGTGTCGCCCAGAGTGCTCCTGCAGATCTCGGCCATGATCTCGCTGAAAATGTACGGCCGCAGGCTGGGATTGTCGCGGTGCCGGTTCGAGATGAAGTAACGGCTGCCCTTGTGGGTGATGCCCCGGGATTTCTCCGCTTCCCTGGCCATCTCGGCCTCCATTTCGACCCGCAACCGGTCGCACTCGCCGCGTATGTATTCCAGCTGCACATCGTCCAGGGCGGACTCGAGAATGAAGTACCCTTCCTCCTGGTACTGCTGCTTCTGCCCGTCGGTGATCTCGACGGGCTTTGCTCCGGTTACCGACATTTATCCCCGTCCTATGTAGGGCATGGTGGTGGCCATGACCGTGATGAATTGTACGTTGGCGTCGAGGGGCAGTCCGGCCATAAAAACCACGGCGTCGGCCACGTTCTTGACGTGCATCCTGGCCTCGGCCAGCAGGTCGCCGGTAGGTTGCAGGATGCCCTCCTGCATGCGCTGGGTCATCTCCGTGGCCGCGTTGCCGATGTCGATCTGCCCGCAGGCGATGTTGTACTTCCGACCATCGAGGGAAGTCGAACGCGTCAAGCCGGTTACGGCGTGCTTGGTGGCCGTGTACGGCGCCGAGTTCGGTCGGGGCACATGGGCGGAGACCGATCCGTTGTTGATGATCCGCCCGCCCTTCGGATCCTGATCCTTCATGATCCTGAAGGCCTCCTTCGTGCAGAGGAAGGAACCCGTCAGGTTGACGTCCACCACGGTCTGCCACTGCTCGGCCGTCAGCTCTTCGAGGAGCACGGCGGGCGCCCCGGTCCCGGCGTTGTTGAACAGCAGGTCCAGGCGGCCGTGGGCGGCCTTCGTTTCGGCGAAGAGGCGCTCGACCTGCGAGGCGACGCCCACGTCCGTGGGTACGACCAGCAACCGGTCCGCGGCTTCACCGGCATCTGTCACGGTCGACTCCAGGGCTTCTTTCCGCCGGCCCGCGAGGACCACGCTGTAGCCTGCGTCTAAAAGCGCCAGGGAACAGGCCTTGCCGATGCCCGAACCCGCGCCGGTGACGACGGCGACTTTGTTGCTTTCACTCATTGCTGCACTCCTTATCTCGATTGTAGATACTTTGAATATACGTTAAGCGATCACATCATGCGATCACAGGTCATACCGGCGGGTTGATTCGTTTCCTGTCGATCCGTCTCCTGTCGATACGACACTGCAACTAACCATTCCGGGATAGTCTCTGCAATCCTTTTTCACGAATAAGGATCCGCGGCGTCGCGCAACGCGTCTCCCAGGAAGTTGAAGGCGATGACGACGACCAGCACCGGCGCGGCGGG from the Gemmatimonadota bacterium genome contains:
- a CDS encoding SDR family NAD(P)-dependent oxidoreductase translates to MSESNKVAVVTGAGSGIGKACSLALLDAGYSVVLAGRRKEALESTVTDAGEAADRLLVVPTDVGVASQVERLFAETKAAHGRLDLLFNNAGTGAPAVLLEELTAEQWQTVVDVNLTGSFLCTKEAFRIMKDQDPKGGRIINNGSVSAHVPRPNSAPYTATKHAVTGLTRSTSLDGRKYNIACGQIDIGNAATEMTQRMQEGILQPTGDLLAEARMHVKNVADAVVFMAGLPLDANVQFITVMATTMPYIGRG
- a CDS encoding phytanoyl-CoA dioxygenase family protein; translated protein: MSVTGAKPVEITDGQKQQYQEEGYFILESALDDVQLEYIRGECDRLRVEMEAEMAREAEKSRGITHKGSRYFISNRHRDNPSLRPYIFSEIMAEICRSTLGDTAYLFHEQFVVKGPEVGMKFGWHQDSGYVGFDHRPYMSCWAALDDVSDENGTVYILPFSRAGTRRRQDHRIVDETNDKIGYFGDDPGVPVVAPAGSIAVFSSVSFHRSSPNTSDSWRRVYLTQYSAEPILTEDGTRNWSNAEPFLVDGERVTAE